DNA from Spirochaetota bacterium:
GATATTGAGAAGGAGATCGTGGACGCGTCCAAGAACCAGATGCGCTACAACGCCTATGTGACGATGCTGAACCAGAATTACAAGCTGTTGAAAATATCGATGCGGACCGCATAAGGGGGTAGCTGATCGTGGGAATGTTCGCCAGCTTTAATATATCGGCCTCGGGGCTTACCGCGCAACGGCTCCGGATGGACCTTATCAGCTCCAACATCGCCAACGCGGGATCGACGCGCACCCCGGAGGGTGGACCGTACCGGAGAAAACGCGCCATCTTCGCACCGGAAAATATCAGACCCGAATACAAATCGCCCCTGGTGCCCGACGGCATCCGGCACGGGACGGGGCAGGGGGTCCGGGTCATCAAGATAGAGGAGGACCAGTCCCCCTTCAGGCTCACCTACGATCCCTCGCACCCGGACGCGATCCAGGCCGGTCCCAAGGCCGGCTACGTTGAGATGCCCAACGTGAACGTGGTCATGGAGATGACAGACCTCATCTCGGCGTCCAGGTCCTACGAGGCGAACGTCACCATGGTGAATAGCGCGCGCACGATGTACAACAGGGCTCTTGAAATCGGGCGGGGAACCGCATAGGAGATGATACGACATGAAAAATGAACACACGGGCAGGCTGGAGATCAACATAACGCACGATTGTTCCACCCTTGAGAACCTAAAGAAGGGATCCAGGATGGGCGGGGGCGGAGAGGACGTGCGCGTTGGGGCGGTCGTGGAGAGCCGCGATGGAAAAATTAACGGGAGAATGTGCCATGAATATTGCTGAAATCGCGGGAAGGGGCAACATCGTCAATCTGCTGACCACTAACAAGCTCCATTTTACCGGAAAAGAAGGGACGGGGGAGACCGATGCGCCGTCCGGCTCCTTCACCGACATGCTGAAGGGCGCCATCCGGAAGGTCAACGACCTGCAGGCCGACAGCGACGACCTGTCCAGGAAGATGGTTACCCAGCCCGATTCGGTCGACATCCACCAGGTAATGATCGCCGGCCAGAAGGCCGAGATATCGCTCTCCTTCGCCAAGGCGATACGGGACGAAGCCATACGGACGTATAGGGAATTGATGAATCTAAGGTAGAGGGCAGGGGGCGGAAAGGAAGCGATGAGGGGCGTACCGGCGCGCGGGTGGAAATTAATTGATCGAGTTAGTCAATTAATTGAATTTTTTTGGAAATTAATTGATTTTTTTGTTTACAATTTTTTTTACGTTTGGTAGGTGTATTATGTCACCTAAACAGACAGCGGTAAACTTGACAATTAATTTCTGAAGCCGGCGTTCGGGCATCAACTCATCGTCTAACGGAGGGTCCCATGGGAGAGCTTTTTAACAGGTTGTGGAGCCAGCTTAAGGAGGTCTACGGCAAGCTTGACAAGACCAAGCGCATCATCGTGATTTCCGTGGCGGCGGTGCTGGTGGTGTCCTTCATGGTGTTGTTCGCCGTCTCCAGCGAAAAATCGAACGTGCTTCTTTTCGCCGACCTTCCCTCCGAGGACTTCGGCCAGGTCACCAAGAAACTCGACGAGATGGGATTCAAGTACTCGACCTCCGGGACAACCTCCATTTTCGTAGGCCCGGGACAGCGCGAGCTCATCATGACCCGCCTGGCCCAGGAAAACATGATTCCCAAGGGCATCCCTGGCTGGAAGCTTTTCGATCTCTCCAAATGGACCGAAACCGACAAGGAAATAAACATAAAGTACATGAGGGCGCTGCGCGACGAGGTCAAGCGCCACATCGAGGCCCTCAAGAACATCGACAAGGCCGACGTTGAAATCGCCATTACCGAGGACGATCTCTTCACCAAGAACGAAAACCCGTATACTGCCGCAGTCACCGTCTACCTGGCGCCCGGCTACGAAAAGCTCAGCAGGAAAGAGGTGAGGGGTATCACCTACCTGGTATCCCGCGCCGTGGGCGGAAAGCTCAAACCCGACAACGTGGTGGTAACGGACGAGGTCGGCAAGATCATTTCCGATTTCAACGACGACGACGAGGCCGCGAAGGCCGAATACACGCTTATCGAGTACCGGCGCAAGATCGAGGAGCAGGCGCGCGCCCAGCTGTTAAAGGACATCAAGAAGGGGCTTGAAAACATCTATACGCCCGATCGCATCCAGGTGGTCAGGCTCAACATGGACTTCAACTGGGACAAGATACAGGAAGAGCGCGAAGAATATTCCCCGGTCGAGCTCGAGGCCGACAATCCCGAAACGCCGTACAGCGAGCGCAAGTATAAGGACTCACTTACCATTTCCGAAAAGACGACGAGTGAGAACTTCGAGGGACACGGCTGGAATCCCGAGGGGCCCGCGGGCACCGAGGGCAATAAGCCTGCCGGCTACAAGGCCTCCGACGACCAGTTCTCGAAATACAAGAAGGAAGAAAACGTTAAGAATCACGTCGTGAACAAGGCGCTCAAGAAGATCCAGCGCGCGCCGTATGACATCAAGGGCATATCCGTGGCCATTGCGATCGACGGGTTCCAGGATCTCCCGCGCCTCGCCGACGGTGAATACGACCTGGATCCCGCGAAGAAACCGGTCCAGATCGGGCTCACGCGCGAGGAGCTGAAACAGGCGGAAAACATCGTCAAGAAATCCATCCGCTTCAACGGCGGCCGCGGCGACCAGGTGGCGGTCGAGAACATCATGTTCGACCGGACGAAGGAATGGAACAAGGTTCGCGAGGAATTCCAGAAGAAGGAACAGCTCAGGAGAATCCTGCTCGCCGCCCTTATCGGCGTGCTCGCGCTCTTCGTGGGAATGGTGCTCTTCCGCTCGATAGGGAAGGAGCTTCAGCGCCGGAAGCGCGTCAGGGACGAGCAGCTCGCGCTCGAACAGCAGCGGATGCGGGAAGCGGCCCTGCGCGCGGCCGAAGAGGAGGGCGTGGACGTGGAGCTTTCCCTGGAGGAAAAGGCGCGCCTGGAGCTCCAGACGAACGCGGTCTCCCTCGCCCGGGAGCGTCCGGACGACGTGGCGGCGCTCCTGCGCACCTGGCTGGCGGAGGAGTAAATGCCGGAGGCGGGGCATTTTCATTTGACTGGCGCCGCGACCGGGAAGTATCTTGGTTCCCGGGGGCGCAGGCCCCGCAGAAACCCGAAACTGTCGAGGTAGGCCGATGCTTCAGTCCAAAAAATCCCAGCTCACGGGCCGCCAGAAGGCGGCCATGTTCCTGGTCTCGCTCGGCTCCGACGTTTCGTCGGAGATTTTTAAGCACCTCCGCGAGGACGAGATCGAACAGCTTACCTTCGAGATCGCGCGCCTGGACAAGATAGAGCCCGAAGAGAAGGACAAGGTCCTCATGGAGTTTCAGGAAATGATGATGGCCCAGGACTTCATTTCCACCGGCGGGATCGACTACGCGCGCGAGGTCCTGGAAAGGGCGCTGGGCACGCAGAAGGCGATCGATATCGTCAACCGGCTCACCTCGTCCCTGCAGGTGCGGCCGTTCGACTTTATACGGCGCACCGACCCGAGCCATTTGTTGAACTTCATCCAGGGGGAGCACCCCCAGACGATCGCGCTCATCCTGGCGTACCTTGACCCCGTGAAAGCGGCGCTCATCCTCTCGGGCCTCTCGCACCAGATACAGGCGGACGTCGCCAAGCGCATCGCGACCATGGACCGGACCTCTCCCGACGTGCTCCGCGAGGTGGAGCGCGTGCTCGAACGAAAGCTTTCGACACTCGCCTCCGAGGACTATACCTCCGCGGGCGGTATCGATTCGATCGTCGAGGTCCTCAACCAGGTCGACCGCGGAACGGAAAAGATCATCATCGAGGCGCTCGAGGAGGAAGACCCCGAGCTCGCCGAGGAAATCAAGAAGCGCATGTTCGTTTTCGAGGACATCGTGCTCCTGGACGACCGCTCCATCCAGAAGGTGCTCAGGGAGGTGGATACGCAGGACCTCGCCAAGGCGCTCAAGGGCGTGGACGCGGAAGTGCAGGAAAAGATATTCCGCAACATGTCGAAGCGCGCGTCGTCGCTGTTGCGCGAGGACATGGATTTTATGGGTCCGATTCGCCTTCGCGACGTCGAGGAATCCCAGCAGAAGATCGTGAACATCATCCGCAAACTGGAGGAGTCCGGCGACATCATCGTGGCGCGCGCCGGCGAGGAGGAGCTGATTGTCTAAACTTGTTTTCAAGCCCATGGAGATCGTGGTCATCGGTGCCGCGAAGCAGATTGAGATGCCGGAGAAGTACCAGAAGAACGTCATCTCCGACGAGGAATACAAGGAGTTCGAGGTCGACGAGGCCGGGAACCCCATAGACGTCTACCAGGGGCCGTCCATCGAGGAGATGGAGGCAGAGCTCGAGCGTTACCGCCGCGAGACCGAGGAAGAAGTCCGGCGCATGCTGGACGAGGCCCGCGAGAGACAGAAAAAGATCGAAGAAGACGGAAAGGCCGCCGCGTTCCAGGAGCTCCAGACTGCGCGCGAGCAGATCAAGGCCGAGATGGAGCGCCTGCGCATCGAGTCCGAGCGCGAGATCGAGCGCGGCAAGTTCGAAGCGGAAAAAATGATCAAGGACGCCGAGCTCAAGGTTTCCGAGATCGAGCATGAGGCGTACAAGAAGGGTTACGAGGCCGGGCGCGAGGAAGGCTATAAGGAAGGCCAGGCCGAGGTTATGCGCCTCATCGACCGCCTGGGGACCATCGTGTCCACGGCCGTCGACATCCGGGACGACATCATGCGGTCGTCGGAAAAGCTCATGACCGAGATGATCCTCACGATCGCGCGGAAGGTGATCAAGGACGAGATCGTGGAACGGCGCGAGGTCGTCATCAACAGCATACGCGAGGCCATCAAGCGCGTGAAGGACCGCGACCGTATCGATATCCGCGTCAACTTCGCGGACCTCGACATGACTACGGCCCACAAGGACGAGCTCATCAAGATGATGGAATCGCTCAAGAAGGTGAACATTTACGAAGACTCCCGCGTGGACCGCGGCGGGTGTATCATAGAGACCGACGTGGGCGCGATCGACGCGCGCATTTCGACCCAGCTGGATGCGATCGAGGAAGCGATACGTAACGCGAACCCGATCTAATAGCGCCTAACGGAAAGAAACAATGATACGGATTCTCCAGCATGACAAGGCGGAAGTTCTCGCCAAGTACACCAAGATCATCGAAGAGGTGAGCCTCGTCAATTACACCGGCAGGGTCGACCGGATCGTGGGGCTCACGATCGAATCCGTAGGGCCCGCGGTGCATTTCGGGGAGCTGTGCAAGATTCGCATGGCCAACCGGGAGTACCTGCACGCCGAGGTGGTGGGTTTTCACAAGAACCGGGTCATTCTCATGCCGATAGGCGACATGAAAGGGATCGTTCCCGGCGCCGAGG
Protein-coding regions in this window:
- the fliH gene encoding flagellar assembly protein FliH, coding for MSKLVFKPMEIVVIGAAKQIEMPEKYQKNVISDEEYKEFEVDEAGNPIDVYQGPSIEEMEAELERYRRETEEEVRRMLDEARERQKKIEEDGKAAAFQELQTAREQIKAEMERLRIESEREIERGKFEAEKMIKDAELKVSEIEHEAYKKGYEAGREEGYKEGQAEVMRLIDRLGTIVSTAVDIRDDIMRSSEKLMTEMILTIARKVIKDEIVERREVVINSIREAIKRVKDRDRIDIRVNFADLDMTTAHKDELIKMMESLKKVNIYEDSRVDRGGCIIETDVGAIDARISTQLDAIEEAIRNANPI
- the fliF gene encoding flagellar M-ring protein FliF, translated to MGELFNRLWSQLKEVYGKLDKTKRIIVISVAAVLVVSFMVLFAVSSEKSNVLLFADLPSEDFGQVTKKLDEMGFKYSTSGTTSIFVGPGQRELIMTRLAQENMIPKGIPGWKLFDLSKWTETDKEINIKYMRALRDEVKRHIEALKNIDKADVEIAITEDDLFTKNENPYTAAVTVYLAPGYEKLSRKEVRGITYLVSRAVGGKLKPDNVVVTDEVGKIISDFNDDDEAAKAEYTLIEYRRKIEEQARAQLLKDIKKGLENIYTPDRIQVVRLNMDFNWDKIQEEREEYSPVELEADNPETPYSERKYKDSLTISEKTTSENFEGHGWNPEGPAGTEGNKPAGYKASDDQFSKYKKEENVKNHVVNKALKKIQRAPYDIKGISVAIAIDGFQDLPRLADGEYDLDPAKKPVQIGLTREELKQAENIVKKSIRFNGGRGDQVAVENIMFDRTKEWNKVREEFQKKEQLRRILLAALIGVLALFVGMVLFRSIGKELQRRKRVRDEQLALEQQRMREAALRAAEEEGVDVELSLEEKARLELQTNAVSLARERPDDVAALLRTWLAEE
- the flgC gene encoding flagellar basal body rod protein FlgC, yielding MGMFASFNISASGLTAQRLRMDLISSNIANAGSTRTPEGGPYRRKRAIFAPENIRPEYKSPLVPDGIRHGTGQGVRVIKIEEDQSPFRLTYDPSHPDAIQAGPKAGYVEMPNVNVVMEMTDLISASRSYEANVTMVNSARTMYNRALEIGRGTA
- the fliG gene encoding flagellar motor switch protein FliG, which produces MLQSKKSQLTGRQKAAMFLVSLGSDVSSEIFKHLREDEIEQLTFEIARLDKIEPEEKDKVLMEFQEMMMAQDFISTGGIDYAREVLERALGTQKAIDIVNRLTSSLQVRPFDFIRRTDPSHLLNFIQGEHPQTIALILAYLDPVKAALILSGLSHQIQADVAKRIATMDRTSPDVLREVERVLERKLSTLASEDYTSAGGIDSIVEVLNQVDRGTEKIIIEALEEEDPELAEEIKKRMFVFEDIVLLDDRSIQKVLREVDTQDLAKALKGVDAEVQEKIFRNMSKRASSLLREDMDFMGPIRLRDVEESQQKIVNIIRKLEESGDIIVARAGEEELIV
- the fliE gene encoding flagellar hook-basal body complex protein FliE, with amino-acid sequence MEKLTGECAMNIAEIAGRGNIVNLLTTNKLHFTGKEGTGETDAPSGSFTDMLKGAIRKVNDLQADSDDLSRKMVTQPDSVDIHQVMIAGQKAEISLSFAKAIRDEAIRTYRELMNLR